DNA sequence from the Burkholderia pyrrocinia genome:
GCTGTGGGCCGTGATCGCGTGCGGCAAGCCGCTGTCGTCGCTCACGCACGAAGATCTCGTCGTCTACCGGCAGTTCCTGCTCGCGCCCGCACCGACCGACGTATGGTGCGCGAACGGCGGCCGCAAGCATCCGCGCGACGACCCGCGCTGGCGGCCGTTCTACGGGCCGCTGTCGGCGGCCAGCCAGCGGCAGGCGCTGGTGATCCTGAACGTGATGTTCTCGTGGCTCGTGCAGGCCGGCTACCTCGCCGGCAATCCGCTTGCGTTGTCGCGGCAGCGGCAGCGTCGTCCCGCGCCGCGCATCACGCGTCATCTCGGGCAACCGCTGTGGCAGTCGGTCAAGGACGCGATCGTCGCAATGCCGCGCGACGATGCGCGCGCGTGCTTCCATGCGGATCGCGCGCGCTGGTTGTTCACGCTGCTGTATCTCGGCGGGCTGCGCATCACCGAAGCGGCCGACACGACGATGGGCCAGTTCTTCTGCCGGCACGACGCGAACGGGCACGACCGCTGGTGGCTCGACGTGATGGGCAAAGGCGGCCGGCAGCGGCTCGTGCCGGCCACCGACGAGATGATGGCCGAGCTGTCGCGCTACCGGCGCGCGCACGGGCTGCCCGCGCTGCCGTCCGACGGCGAGCCCACGCCGCTCGTGCTGCCGCTCGGCCAGGCGCGCAAGCCGCTCACGCGCGCGGCGCTGCACAGGATCGTGAAGCAGGTGTTCCGGCACGCGGCCGACCGGCTGCGCGCGAACGGCGCGGCGGGCGACGAACAGGCGCGCGTGCTCGAACAGGCGTCCGCGCACTGGCTGCGCCACAGCGCGGGCTCGCATATGGCCGACGGCCGCGTCGACCTGCGGCTCGTGCGTGACAACCTCGGCCACGTGTCGCTCACGACGACGAGCCAGTACCTGCACGCGGACGACGACTGGCGGCATCGCGAGACGGAGGAGAAGCACCGGATCGGGTGGTAGGCGCTGCGCGCGCGGCAGCATGCTGTCGGTGTCGGTGTCGGTGTCGGTGTCGGTGTCGGTGTCGGTGTCGGTGTCGGTGTCGGTGTCGGTGTCGGTGTCGGTGTCGATGTCGATGTCGATGTCGATGTCGATGTCGATGTCGATGTCGATGTCGATGTCGATGTCGAAGCCGACTTGCGTTTCGCACCAGCGTTCAGTGAACGAGTTCGAGCCCGCTTCCCGGCACCCTCGCCGCGAACCGCGCGGCACGTCTCACACGGTCAATACACGGCCACCCAGTGCCCGGGCACCCACGCCCAATGATTGCCGGCCCACCGGTAATGCCCCTTCGCCCAGCGATAGCCGGGTGCCGGTGGCGGCGGCATCACTTCGACGAGCGGCGCCGGCTGCGGCGGCCGCACGGGTTCGACCACGCACGCGGACATCAGCACGGCACTCGCGCTCACCAGCACGGCAAGCGAAACGGATCGGATCTTCATCGTCAATTCTCCCTGTTGTGTAATCGTTTGGCGAGGTCGAACGCGGCGACACCCCGCATCACGCAGCCCCGTGAATCAGGCCCGTCATCGGCCGCGTCGCACCGCTTTCCGCAAACAGCGCGGACGCGGTGCGGCGAGGATCGAGCCGCAGGCTTTCGGCAGCCGCGCCCGAGATCAGCGCATCGAGCGACGCGGTCGGCTTCAGGTCGCGGCCTTCATACAGGTCGCCCGGCCGCAGTCCCGGCCAGTCGGCGATCACGCGGCCGCCCGCGACCGCGCCGCCCGCCAGCATCGCGACCGACGCCTGCCCGTGATCGGTGCCGCCCGTGCCGTTCGCCGCGGCCGTGCGGCCGAACTCGGTCGCGACCAGCACCGTGGTCTGCTGCCATGCGGGCCCGAGGCCGTCGCGCAGCGCGGCGAGCATCGTGTCGAGCGCCTTCAGTTGATTGGCGAGCCGCGTGTTCTGCGCGCTGTGCGTGTCCCAGCCGCCCGTTTCGATCATCGCGATCCGCGGGCCGTCGTCGCGCGCGAGGAACGTCGCGGCAAGCTTGCCGACACCCGCGGGATCCTGCCGCGCATGCGCGTCGCCGGCGAGGCCGCGCGCTTGCATCGCCGATTGCCACAGCGGGCCGAGCTGCGTGTCGGCCTCGTAAAGCGCCGACACGCGCGCGAGCAGGTCGTCCGGCGCGGCCGGCAAACCGGACGGCGCATACGACGCGGCCTGCACGGTGCCGCGCAACGCGAGCGGCACGGTCGGCGCGAACGCGATCGCGCTTTCGCGCGTCGCCGGCAGCAGCGCGGCGAGCCGGTTCAACCAGCCGTCCTTCACCTGATATGGCGCGCGGCCGCCTGTTTCGAGCACGTTCTGCCCGTCGAAATGCGAGCGGTCGCGATACGGCGACGCGATCGCGTGCACGAACAGCGCCTGCCCGTCGCGGTATAGCCGCGCGGTCTGCGTGAGCGACGGATGCAGCGCGAACGTGCCGTCGAGCCGCGTCGCGGCCGCGGTGTCGATCGCGAGCGCGCCGCGCAGCGACGCA
Encoded proteins:
- a CDS encoding tyrosine-type recombinase/integrase — encoded protein: MTSPVPSGAALRPLPIDTLTVPAALDGRAGTNRSGSTHPQIAATNDLDAVRAWLARFVDTPTTFQNYRKEAERLLLWAVIACGKPLSSLTHEDLVVYRQFLLAPAPTDVWCANGGRKHPRDDPRWRPFYGPLSAASQRQALVILNVMFSWLVQAGYLAGNPLALSRQRQRRPAPRITRHLGQPLWQSVKDAIVAMPRDDARACFHADRARWLFTLLYLGGLRITEAADTTMGQFFCRHDANGHDRWWLDVMGKGGRQRLVPATDEMMAELSRYRRAHGLPALPSDGEPTPLVLPLGQARKPLTRAALHRIVKQVFRHAADRLRANGAAGDEQARVLEQASAHWLRHSAGSHMADGRVDLRLVRDNLGHVSLTTTSQYLHADDDWRHRETEEKHRIGW
- a CDS encoding YXWGXW repeat-containing protein; its protein translation is MKIRSVSLAVLVSASAVLMSACVVEPVRPPQPAPLVEVMPPPPAPGYRWAKGHYRWAGNHWAWVPGHWVAVY
- a CDS encoding DUF1501 domain-containing protein; amino-acid sequence: MALSRRQFLSVAAAGAGAILVAPRIVFANVETDRRFVFVIQRGAADGLNIVVPYAEPAYASLRGALAIDTAAATRLDGTFALHPSLTQTARLYRDGQALFVHAIASPYRDRSHFDGQNVLETGGRAPYQVKDGWLNRLAALLPATRESAIAFAPTVPLALRGTVQAASYAPSGLPAAPDDLLARVSALYEADTQLGPLWQSAMQARGLAGDAHARQDPAGVGKLAATFLARDDGPRIAMIETGGWDTHSAQNTRLANQLKALDTMLAALRDGLGPAWQQTTVLVATEFGRTAAANGTGGTDHGQASVAMLAGGAVAGGRVIADWPGLRPGDLYEGRDLKPTASLDALISGAAAESLRLDPRRTASALFAESGATRPMTGLIHGAA